The following are from one region of the Vitis riparia cultivar Riparia Gloire de Montpellier isolate 1030 chromosome 14, EGFV_Vit.rip_1.0, whole genome shotgun sequence genome:
- the LOC117929831 gene encoding putative pentatricopeptide repeat-containing protein At3g28640, whose amino-acid sequence MEAWKHCISLAQSCSNMRQFKAIHALFIVNGLHLNNYAISKLISFCALSNSGSLSYASLIFSQIQNPNLFAYNTLIRAYSRSSTPQLALHYFHLMLDDENVGPDQHTFPFIISACTNSLWMLLGKQIHNWVLKNGVASSDRHVQTALVRFYAECCAMGDARKLFDEIPKLDVVQWNVLLNGYVRRGLAPEALNAFRNMLVSGVEPDEFCLTTALKGCAQLGALQQGKWIHEYVTKRKWLETDVFIGTALVDMYAKCGCIDRSVEVFEGMTKRNVFSWSAMIGGFALHGHVRKAMQCLERMQVEDGLRPDEVVLLGVIMACAHAGLQEEGQFLLENMEAQYGILPKHEHYSCMVDLLCRAGQLDKALKLIRRMPMKPLAAVWGALLSGCRTHNNVDLAELAARELLMGGNGDGTEEDGAYVQLSNIYLAAQKCEDACRIRRMIGDKGIKKKPGCSMIEVEGEVNQFVSGDISHPCLAQIHEMLDIVSLHHSYKLAFHTTWSSCDEMELTFQP is encoded by the coding sequence ATGGAAGCATGGAAGCACTGCATATCCCTTGCGCAAAGCTGCTCCAACATGCGTCAATTCAAGGCTATTCATGCCTTGTTCATTGTCAATGGCCTCCATCTCAACAACTATGCTATCAGCAAGCTGATTTCCTTTTGTGCGCTTTCCAACTCCGGTAGCCTCTCCTACGCGTCTCTCATTTTCAGCCAAATTCAAAACCCAAATTTATTTGCTTACAATACTCTCATCAGAGCCTATTCTCGCAGTTCCACACCCCAGCTGGCTCTACATTACTTCCATCTAATGTTAGATGATGAAAACGTAGGTCCTGATCAGCatacttttccttttattatttctgCGTGTACCAACTCATTGTGGATGCTCTTAGGAAAACAAATACATAATTGGGTCTTGAAAAATGGTGTTGCTTCATCGGACAGGCATGTCCAGACAGCGCTGGTTCGTTTCTACGCAGAGTGCTGTGCTATGGGCGATGCCCGTAAATTGTTTGATGAAATTCCGAAGTTGGACGTTGTCCAATGGAATGTTCTTTTAAATGGGTACGTTCGGCGTGGTTTGGCTCCTGAGGCTTTGAATGCTTTCCGGAATATGTTGGTGTCCGGAGTTGAGCCTGATGAGTTCTGTTTGACCACTGCGCTTAAGGGTTGTGCTCAGTTGGGAGCTCTTCAGCAAGGAAAGTGGATCCATGAGTATGTTACTAAAAGGAAATGGTTGGAGACTGATGTGTTTATTGGGACTGCGCTAGTTGATATGTATGCCAAATGTGGATGCATCGACAGGAGTGTGGAGGTTTTTGAGGGGATGACTAAGAGGAATGTGTTCTCATGGTCTGCAATGATTGGGGGCTTTGCACTACATGGGCATGTGAGAAAAGCAATGCAATGCTTGGAGAGAATGCAAGTAGAAGATGGGCTTAGACCAGATGAGGTTGTCCTTCTTGGAGTCATAATGGCTTGTGCCCATGCAGGACTCCAGGAAGAAGGCCAGTTTCTACTAGAAAACATGGAAGCTCAGTATGGTATCTTACCCAAACATGAGCACTATAGTTGCATGGTCGACTTGCTCTGCAGGGCAGGTCAGTTAGACAAAGCACTCAAGCTCATAAGAAGAATGCCCATGAAACCCCTTGCTGCAGTCTGGGGTGCCTTACTGAGTGGTTGTCGAACTCATAATAACGTTGATCTCGCAGAGCTTGCTGCAAGAGAGCTTCTAATGGGAGGAAATGGAGATGGAACAGAAGAAGATGGAGCTTATGTTCAGCTATCCAACATCTATTTGGCTGCACAGAAATGTGAAGATGCTTGTAGGATCCGAAGGATGATTGGAGATAAAGGGATTAAAAAAAAGCCAGGATGCAGTATGATAGAGGTGGAAGGGGAGGTTAATCAGTTTGTTTCAGGAGATATCTCACATCCATGTctagctcaaatacatgaaatgCTGGATATAGTGTCCCTTCACCACTCCTACAAGCTGGCTTTCCACACAACATGGAGCTCTTGTGATGAGATGGAGCTGACTTTTCAGCCATGA